A single region of the Candidatus Hydrogenedentota bacterium genome encodes:
- the aspS gene encoding aspartate--tRNA ligase: MHPFRTQTCGELRPSDVGKEVRLAGWVHRKRDHGGVIFIDLRDHYGLTQVVVNPEQGFFADAEQVRQESVIIVTGTVVARTPETVNSNLATGAIEVVASGFHVESLAEPTPFPVNQELEYPEETRLSYRFLDLRRERLHANILLRSKTAQLVRAHLTERGFTEYHTPILTSSSPEGARDYLVPSRVYPGQFYALPQAPQQFKQLLMISGFDKYFQIAPCFRDEDSRADRSPGEFYQIDIEMSFITQDDLFKEIEMLLGRIFGELSNKRILANPFPRIAYRDSMEKYGCDKPDLRFGMEMIDATDLFGACELKVFSAAVKDGGAVKVINAKGVASQPRKFFDDAEAFAKGEGAKGLAWIALRDGEMKGPIVKFLSESERAALIERTGAQEGDALFFGAGARDVTNALLGKVRVYLANQLGLIDKNLAAFCWIVDFPMFEWNEEEKKIDFSHNPFSMPQGGLEALETKDPLDILAYQYDVVCNGIELSSGAIRNHRPEVMMKAFQIAGYPEDVVKSKFPALWKAFHYGAPPHGGIAPGFDRIVMLLADEPNIREVIAFPLNQKAQDLLMGAPNQVTQKQLNELSLQIKQPPQK, from the coding sequence ATGCACCCCTTTCGTACTCAGACGTGTGGAGAGCTACGTCCGTCCGACGTAGGTAAAGAAGTCCGGCTCGCGGGTTGGGTTCACCGGAAACGCGACCATGGCGGCGTGATATTCATCGATTTGCGCGATCATTACGGATTGACGCAAGTTGTGGTGAATCCCGAGCAGGGATTTTTTGCGGACGCGGAGCAGGTGCGTCAGGAGAGCGTGATCATCGTAACGGGCACCGTGGTGGCGCGCACGCCGGAGACCGTGAATTCAAACCTTGCGACGGGCGCGATCGAAGTGGTTGCTTCGGGATTCCACGTGGAGTCTCTGGCGGAACCGACGCCGTTCCCGGTCAATCAAGAGTTGGAGTATCCGGAAGAGACGCGGCTGTCGTACCGTTTCCTCGATCTGCGGCGCGAGCGGTTGCACGCGAACATCCTCTTGCGCTCGAAGACGGCGCAGTTGGTGCGCGCGCACCTCACGGAGCGCGGTTTTACGGAATACCACACGCCGATCCTGACCAGTTCGTCGCCGGAAGGCGCGCGCGACTACTTGGTGCCAAGCCGCGTGTATCCCGGGCAGTTCTACGCGTTACCGCAGGCGCCGCAACAGTTCAAGCAATTGCTGATGATCTCGGGCTTCGACAAATACTTCCAGATTGCCCCGTGTTTCCGCGATGAAGATTCGCGCGCGGACCGGAGTCCCGGCGAGTTCTACCAGATCGATATCGAAATGAGCTTCATTACGCAGGACGATCTTTTCAAAGAGATCGAAATGCTGTTGGGGCGTATCTTCGGCGAGCTATCGAACAAGCGCATTCTCGCGAACCCGTTCCCGCGCATCGCCTATCGCGATTCGATGGAGAAGTACGGTTGCGACAAGCCGGATCTGCGGTTTGGAATGGAAATGATCGACGCGACGGACCTGTTCGGCGCGTGCGAATTGAAAGTATTCAGCGCCGCGGTGAAAGACGGCGGCGCGGTGAAGGTGATCAACGCGAAGGGCGTGGCGTCGCAACCGCGCAAGTTCTTCGACGACGCCGAAGCGTTTGCGAAGGGCGAAGGCGCGAAGGGGCTTGCGTGGATCGCATTGCGCGACGGCGAGATGAAAGGTCCGATCGTCAAGTTCCTGAGCGAATCCGAGCGCGCCGCATTGATCGAGCGGACCGGTGCGCAAGAAGGTGACGCGTTGTTCTTCGGCGCCGGCGCGCGCGACGTGACGAATGCGCTGCTGGGCAAGGTTCGCGTATATCTCGCGAACCAGCTTGGTTTGATCGACAAGAATCTCGCGGCATTCTGCTGGATCGTCGACTTCCCGATGTTCGAGTGGAACGAGGAAGAAAAGAAGATCGATTTCTCGCACAACCCATTCTCAATGCCGCAGGGCGGGCTGGAAGCGCTGGAGACGAAGGACCCGCTGGACATCCTGGCCTATCAGTACGATGTGGTGTGCAACGGGATCGAGTTGTCGTCGGGCGCTATTCGTAACCATCGGCCCGAGGTGATGATGAAGGCGTTCCAAATCGCCGGCTATCCGGAGGACGTGGTGAAATCGAAGTTCCCCGCCTTGTGGAAGGCTTTCCACTACGGGGCACCTCCTCACGGAGGCATCGCGCCCGGATTTGACCGCATCGTGATGTTGCTGGCCGACGAACCAAACATCCGCGAAGTGATCGCGTTCCCGCTGAACCAAAAGGCGCAGGATCTGCTGATGGGCGCGCCAAACCAAGTGACGCAGAAACAGCTCAACGAACTGTCGCTGCAGATTAAACAGCCGCCCCAGAAGTAA
- a CDS encoding prolyl oligopeptidase family serine peptidase → MKRLLQALGLKRRHSVMPDAARWKVVVRSSLDRARQPCLFIPAASTEPRPLLVYLHPWRHGYDFDSRPWQAEAARRLWHFIAPHFRGPNRHAKACASRYARQDVLDAVAYAQKATHVDAARIYLGGVSGGGHMTLVMAAETPHLWAAASAWCPISDLAEFYRESAARGAKIHRHIRRIVGGMPGESRKVDEALRYRSPVYHLAGAADVPLDINHGIHDGQPKGVGIQHSVWAFNTLASNVGAEIVADDALAALRRGESIDGVEDASYGRAIHLRRCAGCARLTIFDGGHEDLPGAACEWLAAHARKDLH, encoded by the coding sequence ATGAAACGGCTACTTCAGGCATTGGGACTCAAGCGGCGGCATTCGGTGATGCCGGATGCGGCTCGCTGGAAAGTGGTCGTACGCAGTTCGCTGGATAGAGCGCGGCAACCTTGCTTGTTCATCCCCGCCGCATCGACCGAGCCGCGGCCGCTGCTGGTGTACTTGCATCCGTGGCGACACGGATACGATTTCGATTCACGGCCATGGCAAGCCGAGGCTGCGCGACGACTCTGGCATTTCATCGCGCCGCATTTCCGAGGTCCGAACCGTCATGCGAAGGCGTGCGCCTCGCGGTATGCGCGGCAGGATGTGTTGGATGCCGTCGCGTATGCGCAGAAGGCGACGCACGTAGATGCGGCGCGCATCTACCTGGGCGGCGTGTCGGGCGGCGGACACATGACGCTGGTGATGGCAGCGGAAACGCCTCATCTGTGGGCGGCAGCATCGGCGTGGTGTCCGATTTCGGACCTGGCGGAGTTCTATCGCGAAAGCGCGGCGCGCGGGGCGAAGATCCATCGTCATATTCGACGCATTGTGGGTGGCATGCCCGGGGAATCGCGCAAAGTGGATGAAGCGCTGCGCTATCGCTCACCGGTGTATCACCTGGCGGGCGCGGCGGATGTGCCGCTGGACATCAATCACGGCATACACGACGGTCAACCGAAGGGTGTCGGGATTCAGCACAGTGTGTGGGCGTTCAACACGCTCGCATCGAATGTGGGCGCGGAGATCGTAGCAGACGACGCGTTGGCTGCTTTGAGGCGCGGCGAATCGATCGATGGTGTGGAAGACGCGTCGTACGGACGCGCAATCCACTTGCGGCGCTGCGCGGGGTGCGCACGACTGACGATCTTCGATGGCGGCCATGAAGATTTGCCGGGCGCTGCGTGCGAGTGGCTGGCGGCGCATGCCAGGAAAGATTTGCACTGA
- a CDS encoding OmpA family protein, translated as MKHLTIAVVAVMLLAGSAAASTCGPKVWDDMSWWCHTGATPEAVPDTGAAICDKGPRSGYWWWPKEAASNNNDEELWGNRGVVYNMCQATPPPPPPPPPPPPPPPPVKREKTLFNNVLFDFDKAVLKPEGKVEVDKVIAELKKYPNDTIAITGHTCDLGSDAYNQGLGQRRADAVKKYMVENGIAEARITSTSLGETKPAVANDSAANRKLNRRAEFDITMKD; from the coding sequence ATGAAACATCTCACCATTGCAGTAGTTGCGGTGATGCTGCTCGCGGGCAGCGCAGCCGCTTCTACCTGCGGTCCCAAAGTTTGGGACGACATGTCCTGGTGGTGTCACACCGGGGCAACCCCTGAAGCTGTACCCGACACGGGTGCGGCGATTTGCGACAAAGGCCCGCGTTCCGGTTACTGGTGGTGGCCCAAGGAAGCCGCTTCCAATAACAACGATGAGGAACTGTGGGGCAACCGCGGCGTAGTCTACAACATGTGTCAGGCAACGCCGCCTCCGCCTCCGCCTCCTCCGCCTCCTCCACCTCCACCTCCTCCGGTGAAGCGTGAGAAGACGCTCTTCAACAACGTCCTGTTCGATTTCGACAAGGCCGTGTTGAAGCCCGAAGGTAAAGTTGAAGTGGACAAGGTCATCGCGGAACTCAAGAAGTACCCGAATGACACCATCGCCATCACGGGTCACACCTGCGACCTCGGAAGCGATGCGTACAACCAGGGTCTTGGTCAGCGCCGCGCCGACGCCGTGAAGAAGTACATGGTGGAGAACGGTATTGCGGAAGCCCGTATCACGTCCACAAGCCTTGGTGAAACGAAGCCGGCTGTTGCGAACGACAGTGCTGCTAACCGCAAGCTCAATCGTCGCGCCGAATTCGACATCACCATGAAAGACTAG